One region of Skermanella mucosa genomic DNA includes:
- a CDS encoding CopG family transcriptional regulator, producing the protein MANNVQDIRPKGPDSEKITINLGYVDLGHVDLLVQEGFYSNRTDFIRTAIRNQIERHADVVRQAVTRKSVDLGLRHFTRADLEAARDAGQMLDVRVLGLATIAPDVTPELARATIASLTVLGALHASAAVKSALADRIK; encoded by the coding sequence ATGGCGAACAATGTGCAGGACATCCGGCCGAAGGGTCCGGACAGCGAGAAGATCACGATCAACCTGGGCTACGTGGACCTGGGGCACGTGGATCTGCTGGTGCAGGAGGGGTTCTACTCCAACCGGACCGATTTCATCCGCACCGCCATCCGCAACCAGATCGAGCGCCACGCCGATGTCGTCCGGCAGGCCGTGACCCGCAAGAGCGTGGACCTCGGCCTTCGGCACTTCACCCGCGCGGATCTCGAAGCGGCGCGGGACGCCGGGCAGATGCTCGACGTCCGCGTCCTGGGACTGGCCACCATCGCTCCGGACGTCACGCCGGAACTGGCCCGCGCCACCATCGCCTCGCTCACCGTCCTGGGCGCCCTGCATGCCAGCGCCGCCGTCAAGTCGGCCCTGGCCGACCGCATCAAGTAA
- a CDS encoding extracellular catalytic domain type 1 short-chain-length polyhydroxyalkanoate depolymerase yields the protein MNSRFSSGMPPGFAEATRLTGAGKLAEATALIQRLLNGTGGEAPAASAPASPSSTVIDVEPVHLDGEKPQAAPRPSAKFAGRLHPRPRTGSLPGLGETLRDLAARGMPAGFDIGGGSSRPASDPLPDGASFETRSHAGPAGTRDYKLYVPAKRTDHPMPLVVMLHGCTQSPDDFAAGTRMNAVAEELGVLVAYPAQPSSANAQKCWNWFKPEDQGRDRGEPSLIAGITRQIMRDHAVDPERVYVAGLSAGGATAAILGAAYPDLYAAIGVHSGLPSGAARDLPSAFAAMRQGAPGTRPGTAGGGRAVPTIVFHGDRDGTVHPGNGDAVAAQALAHPTAGKATLRATVERGRAPGGREFSRTVHADPSGRVLCEHWTIAGAGHAWAGGSQSGSYTDPAGPDATREMIRFFLSHRNGRAGTA from the coding sequence ATGAACAGCAGATTCTCCTCCGGCATGCCCCCCGGATTCGCCGAGGCGACCCGCCTGACCGGCGCCGGCAAGCTTGCCGAGGCCACGGCCCTTATCCAGCGACTGCTGAACGGCACCGGTGGCGAGGCGCCCGCCGCCTCCGCGCCGGCATCCCCTTCCTCCACCGTGATCGACGTGGAGCCGGTGCATCTCGACGGGGAAAAGCCGCAGGCCGCTCCCCGGCCCTCCGCGAAGTTCGCGGGCAGGCTGCATCCGCGCCCGCGCACCGGTTCCCTGCCCGGCCTGGGCGAGACCCTGCGCGACCTCGCCGCCCGGGGCATGCCGGCCGGCTTCGACATCGGCGGCGGGTCCTCCCGGCCAGCCTCCGATCCGCTGCCGGACGGCGCCTCCTTCGAGACCAGGTCGCATGCCGGCCCGGCCGGGACCCGGGACTACAAGCTCTACGTGCCCGCCAAACGTACAGACCACCCCATGCCGCTGGTCGTGATGCTCCACGGCTGCACCCAGTCGCCCGACGATTTCGCGGCCGGGACCCGCATGAACGCGGTGGCGGAGGAGCTTGGCGTCCTGGTGGCCTACCCGGCGCAGCCGTCATCCGCCAACGCGCAGAAATGCTGGAACTGGTTCAAGCCGGAAGACCAGGGCCGCGACCGGGGCGAGCCCTCGCTGATCGCGGGAATCACCCGGCAGATCATGCGCGACCATGCGGTGGATCCGGAACGCGTCTATGTCGCCGGGCTGTCCGCCGGCGGGGCGACCGCCGCGATCCTGGGCGCGGCGTATCCCGACCTCTACGCCGCCATCGGCGTGCATTCGGGCCTGCCCAGCGGCGCCGCCCGGGACCTGCCCTCCGCCTTCGCCGCCATGCGGCAGGGGGCGCCGGGAACGAGACCGGGAACGGCGGGTGGCGGCAGGGCGGTGCCCACCATCGTCTTCCACGGCGACCGGGACGGCACCGTCCATCCCGGCAACGGCGACGCGGTCGCGGCCCAGGCCCTGGCGCATCCCACCGCGGGCAAGGCGACGCTGCGCGCGACGGTCGAGCGGGGCCGGGCGCCGGGCGGGCGGGAATTCAGCCGCACCGTCCATGCCGACCCTTCCGGCCGCGTGCTGTGCGAGCATTGGACGATCGCCGGGGCCGGGCACGCCTGGGCCGGCGGCAGCCAGTCCGGGTCCTATACCGATCCGGCCGGACCGGACGCGACGCGGGAGATGATCCGCTTCTTCCTGTCGCACCGGAACGGCCGGGCTGGGACCGCCTGA
- a CDS encoding response regulator encodes MAQAVTVSRIERLLVVEDDEFSQQLIELYLRKAGFTELTVANDGRQALDLAKANSFDLILLDLNLPRIGGTEVVRRLKKEGLLANTPVVVISAITNMEDTIQCIEMGATDYLAKPFNVMQLQQRVDACLERRRLRQEAAVARECQALDRRAARALRAALARQGFPPAGPGFPVDAAVLAEPGAGGAEPGLGGDFHDVLPAPGGGTCFLVGTVSGFGGAGSGVAAVLTAARVRALARAAVEKGGDPAAVIASVGRELDGGFPVGLFVGLFPAGGGALRHANAGMPAPVVLSGVLGVLPLAGRRGPPLGGEGAEEGASGGELSLQPGDGLVVYTRGLADAADAAGATFGEQRLRGVLESVLSAPPEVVTATLREDAAAFTGTGILKDDVTIVALRVRG; translated from the coding sequence ATGGCCCAAGCCGTCACCGTATCCCGGATCGAGCGTCTGCTCGTCGTCGAGGACGACGAGTTCAGCCAGCAATTGATCGAGTTATACCTGCGCAAGGCCGGATTCACCGAACTGACGGTCGCCAACGACGGCCGCCAGGCGCTCGACCTTGCGAAAGCCAACAGCTTCGACCTGATCCTGCTCGACCTCAACCTGCCGCGGATCGGCGGGACGGAGGTGGTGCGCCGCCTGAAGAAGGAAGGGTTGCTGGCCAACACTCCCGTCGTGGTGATCTCGGCGATCACCAACATGGAGGACACCATCCAATGCATCGAGATGGGGGCCACCGATTATCTGGCGAAGCCCTTCAACGTGATGCAGCTCCAGCAGCGGGTCGATGCCTGCCTTGAGCGGCGCCGGCTCCGGCAGGAGGCGGCGGTCGCCCGCGAATGCCAGGCGCTCGACCGGCGGGCCGCGCGGGCACTGCGGGCGGCCCTGGCCAGGCAGGGCTTCCCGCCCGCCGGTCCCGGCTTTCCGGTTGACGCAGCGGTCCTGGCGGAACCGGGCGCCGGCGGCGCGGAACCCGGGCTGGGCGGGGACTTCCACGACGTCCTGCCGGCGCCCGGCGGCGGAACCTGTTTCCTGGTCGGCACCGTCTCCGGTTTCGGGGGCGCCGGCTCCGGAGTCGCCGCCGTGCTGACCGCCGCGCGCGTCCGGGCTCTTGCCCGCGCCGCGGTGGAGAAGGGCGGCGACCCGGCTGCCGTGATCGCCTCGGTCGGCCGCGAGCTTGACGGGGGCTTCCCGGTCGGCCTGTTCGTCGGCCTGTTCCCCGCCGGTGGCGGAGCGCTCCGCCACGCCAATGCCGGTATGCCGGCCCCGGTGGTGCTGAGCGGCGTGTTGGGCGTGCTGCCGCTCGCCGGTCGCCGCGGCCCGCCGCTCGGCGGGGAGGGGGCGGAAGAAGGAGCTTCGGGCGGCGAATTGTCGCTCCAGCCCGGCGACGGCCTGGTCGTCTATACCCGGGGCCTGGCGGACGCCGCCGATGCCGCCGGAGCCACCTTCGGCGAGCAGCGGCTGCGCGGCGTTCTGGAAAGCGTGCTGTCGGCACCTCCGGAGGTCGTCACCGCCACCCTGCGCGAGGATGCCGCCGCGTTCACCGGCACCGGCATCCTCAAGGACGACGTCACGATCGTCGCCCTGCGCGTGCGAGGCTGA
- a CDS encoding alpha/beta hydrolase, which yields MGMRSGAWAGAALAAWLAATPALAGTVLEQSLASPTLGRDYRFTVYLPDGYADACLSYPVLYLLHGANGDEHDWLVKGKAESTLDSLIAGGAIAPMVVVMPGHKQMWWLDANAEKSQTVLMTELLPEVERRFRTIADRSGRLVAGLSAGGLAAARLSFERPDLFAAAGALSPAVYEPLPPANSSAMKDPPFQKDGKFDPETWQRLGWRILFDAYRAQPLVVPFYINSGDIDRFEIAYHAAVLFRDLNRHQPGKAVFRVVAGDHEWPVWASTLGDALKYLSSHASAPVKAPPAACPTKK from the coding sequence ATGGGAATGCGGTCAGGCGCCTGGGCCGGCGCCGCGCTGGCCGCATGGCTCGCCGCGACGCCGGCGCTCGCGGGTACCGTGCTCGAACAGAGCCTGGCCTCGCCGACGCTTGGCCGCGATTACCGCTTCACGGTCTATCTGCCGGACGGCTACGCCGACGCCTGCCTGTCCTATCCGGTGCTGTACCTGCTGCACGGCGCCAATGGCGACGAGCATGACTGGCTGGTCAAGGGCAAGGCCGAATCGACCCTAGACTCGCTGATCGCCGGGGGAGCCATCGCGCCGATGGTGGTCGTGATGCCCGGCCACAAGCAGATGTGGTGGCTGGACGCCAATGCCGAGAAGTCGCAGACCGTGCTGATGACCGAGCTGCTGCCAGAGGTCGAGCGCCGGTTCCGCACCATCGCCGACCGTTCCGGCCGCCTCGTGGCGGGCCTGTCAGCGGGCGGCCTCGCCGCGGCGCGCCTGTCGTTCGAGCGTCCCGACCTGTTCGCCGCGGCGGGCGCGCTGAGCCCCGCGGTGTATGAACCGCTGCCCCCCGCCAATTCGTCCGCGATGAAGGACCCGCCCTTCCAGAAGGACGGGAAGTTCGACCCGGAGACGTGGCAGCGCCTGGGCTGGCGCATCCTGTTCGACGCCTACCGCGCCCAGCCGCTGGTGGTCCCGTTCTACATCAACAGCGGCGACATCGACCGGTTCGAGATCGCCTACCATGCCGCCGTGCTGTTCCGGGACCTGAACCGCCACCAGCCGGGCAAGGCGGTCTTCCGGGTGGTCGCCGGGGACCACGAATGGCCGGTCTGGGCCAGCACGCTGGGCGACGCGTTGAAATACCTGTCCAGCCATGCCAGCGCCCCGGTCAAGGCGCCGCCGGCGGCGTGCCCGACGAAGAAATGA
- a CDS encoding ABC transporter substrate-binding protein, whose protein sequence is MKVRFLYAALLGALVALPLSVVPAAAQEKNILFVLWKGFTPSEEAFKVRLAELGIKATYREINGNQDRGALASALQGLEAEIVANGFHAAYTHGTPATQVTTSVIRDRIPVVFDIVVDPVGAKLVKSLKEPGGTVTGATNGVPIADQFDALTKLKPIRTLLVLFNSREANSNIIENEVRSWAEKHGVNVTSRRVTLGNESLKDVLAEITSGKVKVDAVYAGADNYVGSVAGEIHAAIGNMVPLFGATQTYTKAGWLAAYGASATDMGITAAEQMAKVLNGTSPATLPVLLPKPKFFMSKAAAEKHGIALPPDVILDN, encoded by the coding sequence ATGAAGGTGCGCTTCCTGTATGCCGCCCTGCTGGGCGCGCTCGTTGCACTGCCGCTCTCCGTCGTCCCAGCGGCGGCACAGGAAAAGAACATCCTGTTCGTCCTGTGGAAGGGGTTCACCCCCTCGGAGGAGGCATTCAAGGTCAGGCTGGCGGAGCTGGGCATCAAGGCGACTTACCGCGAGATCAACGGCAACCAGGATCGCGGCGCGCTGGCTTCCGCCTTGCAGGGACTCGAGGCCGAGATCGTGGCCAACGGCTTCCACGCGGCCTATACCCATGGAACGCCCGCTACCCAGGTCACGACCAGCGTCATCCGCGACCGCATCCCGGTCGTGTTCGACATCGTGGTCGATCCGGTCGGCGCCAAGCTCGTCAAGTCGCTCAAGGAGCCCGGCGGGACCGTCACGGGCGCCACGAACGGCGTTCCCATCGCCGACCAGTTCGACGCCTTGACCAAGCTGAAGCCGATCAGGACCCTCCTGGTACTGTTCAATTCCCGCGAGGCCAACTCCAACATCATCGAAAACGAGGTTCGCAGCTGGGCCGAGAAGCACGGCGTCAACGTCACGTCCCGCCGCGTCACCCTGGGGAACGAATCGCTGAAGGACGTGCTGGCGGAAATCACGTCGGGCAAGGTCAAGGTCGACGCCGTCTATGCCGGCGCGGACAACTATGTCGGATCGGTCGCGGGCGAGATCCACGCCGCGATCGGCAACATGGTGCCGCTGTTCGGCGCCACCCAGACCTATACCAAGGCCGGCTGGCTCGCGGCCTATGGTGCGTCCGCCACCGACATGGGCATCACCGCCGCCGAACAGATGGCAAAGGTGCTCAACGGTACCAGCCCCGCCACCCTGCCTGTCCTGCTGCCCAAGCCCAAATTCTTCATGTCCAAGGCGGCCGCCGAAAAGCATGGCATCGCGCTGCCGCCCGACGTCATCCTGGACAACTGA
- a CDS encoding ABC transporter substrate-binding protein, which yields MKARLLFAALLGAVVALPLFHVPAAAENKNVLLVLWKGITPSEEAFKAKLSELGINATYREVNANQDRGTLAAGMQALEADIANKSFDVAYTYGTVATQVATGVIRDRIPVVFDIVFDPVGAKLVKSLQEPGGTVTGVTNGVPIAAQFDAFTKLKPIRTLLVLFNSREVNSNIIENEVRNWAEKKGVNVTSRRVTPGNNSLQDVLAEINSGAIKPDALFAGADNYLASVAGEIQAAVGPKVPLFGGTQTYVKAGWLAAYTPAVNDMGASTAELMAKVLKGANPGTLPIVLPTPKFFISKAAAAAHGITLPPDAVLEN from the coding sequence ATGAAGGCGAGGCTCTTGTTTGCTGCCCTGTTGGGTGCAGTTGTCGCATTGCCGCTTTTCCACGTTCCTGCAGCGGCGGAGAATAAGAACGTTCTGCTCGTCCTGTGGAAGGGGATCACCCCTTCGGAAGAGGCTTTCAAAGCCAAGCTCTCGGAACTGGGGATCAACGCCACCTACCGCGAAGTCAACGCCAACCAGGATCGCGGCACGCTCGCGGCCGGCATGCAGGCGCTGGAGGCCGATATCGCGAACAAGTCCTTCGACGTGGCCTATACCTACGGCACCGTGGCGACCCAGGTGGCGACGGGCGTCATCCGCGACCGGATACCGGTCGTGTTCGACATCGTGTTCGATCCGGTCGGGGCCAAGCTGGTGAAGTCGCTGCAAGAACCGGGCGGCACCGTCACCGGGGTAACGAACGGAGTGCCGATCGCGGCGCAGTTCGACGCTTTCACCAAGCTGAAGCCGATCCGGACCCTGCTGGTGCTGTTCAACTCCCGCGAGGTCAATTCGAACATCATCGAGAACGAAGTTCGCAACTGGGCCGAGAAGAAGGGCGTCAACGTTACGTCCCGCCGCGTCACCCCCGGCAACAACTCGCTTCAGGATGTCCTCGCGGAGATCAATTCCGGCGCGATCAAGCCCGATGCGCTGTTCGCCGGTGCCGACAATTACCTGGCCTCGGTCGCCGGCGAGATCCAGGCCGCCGTCGGCCCCAAGGTTCCGCTGTTCGGCGGCACCCAGACCTATGTCAAGGCCGGATGGCTTGCCGCCTACACGCCGGCGGTCAACGACATGGGGGCTTCGACCGCCGAGCTGATGGCGAAGGTGCTCAAAGGAGCGAACCCTGGCACCCTTCCGATCGTCCTGCCGACACCGAAGTTCTTCATTTCCAAGGCTGCGGCAGCGGCGCACGGTATCACCCTTCCGCCCGACGCGGTCCTGGAGAACTGA
- a CDS encoding MFS transporter, with product MSPPIPLGSSGKADPPPVGNRALEECPGTPSREHRRHRRELRLIRGAFFIFIAGDAFSNAFLPVHARNLPLAWPGLTQEVASGLPVSAFWLMVAAAQLTTGLWERGRNHRTLILAAMVLSGTGLALAGLAGTVHELILWRGASGFGYGIVMILAQDGILRTMGPEARTQASGKYLSAFFAGTICGTLAGSAIADAAGFANAFFAAAAVTACAMILTLFLEAHCETEPRQPFRPLVLLRNPRVVALVAFAAVPSRLLIAAFLYYLLPLYLHDAEASPTETARIVMIYSLILALTATAWSRLVDSTGRPMLFTSAGIVLSAASMMIIPVWGPGGDGAALSGMAAAVAAVALLGTSQAIGMSPQVTVLFRVARAEIDRFGRTPVLGIYRVCERVGLFVGPMAAAWLVGGYGYGPALAALGVLAALSATALLAAFALAPTPLPEGLAARPDEASEQETTV from the coding sequence ATGAGTCCACCGATTCCCCTCGGAAGTTCCGGCAAGGCTGATCCACCTCCAGTTGGCAATCGCGCTCTGGAGGAATGCCCCGGCACTCCATCCCGGGAGCATCGGCGTCACAGGCGCGAACTCCGTCTGATCCGGGGTGCGTTCTTCATTTTCATCGCGGGCGACGCGTTCTCGAACGCCTTCCTTCCCGTGCATGCCCGGAACCTTCCTTTGGCATGGCCGGGCCTGACGCAGGAAGTGGCCAGCGGTCTGCCGGTATCCGCCTTCTGGCTGATGGTGGCGGCCGCCCAACTGACCACCGGCCTCTGGGAGCGGGGGCGCAACCACCGCACGCTGATCCTGGCCGCGATGGTCCTGTCGGGCACCGGTCTGGCGCTGGCTGGCTTGGCCGGAACCGTTCACGAGCTGATCCTGTGGCGGGGGGCCAGCGGGTTCGGATACGGCATCGTCATGATCCTGGCCCAGGACGGCATCCTGCGGACGATGGGGCCGGAAGCGCGGACCCAGGCCTCGGGGAAGTATCTCAGCGCCTTCTTCGCCGGGACGATCTGCGGCACCCTCGCGGGCAGCGCGATCGCCGACGCGGCCGGGTTCGCCAACGCCTTCTTCGCCGCCGCCGCGGTCACCGCCTGCGCCATGATCCTTACGCTTTTCCTGGAGGCGCACTGCGAGACCGAACCGCGCCAGCCGTTCCGCCCGCTGGTGCTGCTGCGCAATCCCAGGGTGGTCGCCCTGGTCGCCTTCGCCGCCGTGCCGTCGCGCCTGCTGATCGCCGCCTTCCTTTACTATCTGCTGCCGCTGTACCTCCACGACGCCGAGGCATCGCCGACCGAGACCGCCCGCATCGTCATGATCTATTCGCTGATCCTGGCGCTGACCGCGACGGCGTGGTCGCGGCTGGTCGACAGCACCGGCCGGCCGATGCTGTTCACGTCGGCCGGCATCGTCCTGTCGGCCGCGTCGATGATGATCATTCCCGTCTGGGGGCCGGGGGGCGACGGCGCGGCGCTGTCCGGAATGGCGGCCGCGGTGGCGGCCGTGGCCCTGCTCGGGACGTCGCAGGCGATCGGCATGTCGCCCCAGGTGACGGTGCTGTTCCGGGTGGCCCGCGCGGAGATCGACCGGTTCGGTCGCACCCCCGTGCTCGGCATCTACCGCGTGTGCGAGCGGGTCGGCCTGTTCGTCGGCCCCATGGCGGCGGCCTGGCTCGTCGGAGGCTACGGCTACGGTCCGGCGCTGGCGGCGCTCGGCGTCCTGGCGGCGCTTTCGGCGACGGCGCTGCTGGCCGCCTTCGCGCTGGCCCCAACTCCCCTGCCGGAGGGCCTGGCGGCCCGTCCGGACGAGGCATCTGAGCAGGAGACGACAGTATGA
- a CDS encoding alpha/beta fold hydrolase: MTSAIHEGFAPDDLAVIPDGSGNEGGFSLLSWGDAMTWEEYDLLAGRTAAPFDGRFDQCFYNYIHPKRLQGHWPAHQVKDTPIRLAFTDWGDPDGPLVICVGGIANTARRWDYLALGLCEDFHVVCLDWPGRGMSGWMPTQGDYTIETNVEAMIQLLDHLDCPRASIIGSSLGGSVSMALAARRPDLVERLVLNDIGPYMPAERRRRRAEAVARHYVFRRPADLFRRLGASAKNEGPVTEDELLHNTFFQTKWSDGHGGRIYRHDPRALQAYAEEAQASLDQREDWARLELPVLVLRGMVSDALLPETVEEMVAKPDVTAVFVPNTGHTPALSDVNQIHFVRDWLLGRGPEHHFTCLNPPATPRHLFAGAPVPAAQPTRRA, from the coding sequence ATGACTTCGGCTATCCATGAAGGTTTCGCCCCCGACGACCTCGCGGTGATCCCCGACGGCTCCGGCAACGAGGGCGGCTTCTCCCTGCTGTCGTGGGGCGACGCGATGACGTGGGAGGAGTACGATCTGCTGGCCGGGCGGACCGCGGCGCCGTTCGACGGCCGGTTCGACCAGTGCTTCTACAACTACATCCATCCCAAGCGGCTGCAGGGGCACTGGCCGGCCCACCAAGTCAAGGATACCCCGATCCGGCTGGCCTTCACCGACTGGGGCGATCCGGACGGGCCGCTGGTGATCTGCGTCGGCGGCATCGCCAACACGGCGCGGCGCTGGGACTACCTGGCGCTGGGGCTGTGCGAGGATTTCCACGTCGTCTGCCTGGACTGGCCGGGGCGCGGCATGAGCGGCTGGATGCCGACCCAGGGCGACTACACGATCGAGACCAACGTGGAGGCGATGATCCAGCTGCTCGACCATCTGGACTGCCCGCGCGCCAGCATCATCGGCTCCTCGCTCGGCGGCAGCGTCAGCATGGCCCTGGCGGCCCGGCGCCCCGACCTGGTGGAGCGGCTGGTGCTCAACGACATCGGACCCTACATGCCGGCCGAGCGGCGGCGGCGGCGGGCCGAGGCGGTCGCCCGCCACTATGTCTTCCGGCGGCCAGCCGACCTGTTCCGGCGCCTGGGCGCCTCGGCCAAGAACGAGGGCCCGGTCACCGAGGACGAGCTGCTGCACAACACCTTCTTCCAGACCAAATGGTCCGACGGGCACGGCGGCCGGATCTACCGGCACGACCCCAGGGCACTCCAGGCCTATGCCGAGGAGGCCCAGGCCAGCCTGGACCAGCGGGAGGACTGGGCCCGGCTGGAGCTGCCGGTGCTGGTGCTGCGCGGGATGGTGTCGGACGCGCTGCTGCCCGAGACGGTCGAGGAGATGGTCGCCAAGCCCGACGTGACCGCCGTGTTCGTGCCCAACACCGGGCACACCCCGGCGCTCAGCGACGTCAACCAGATCCATTTCGTGCGCGACTGGCTGCTCGGGCGCGGTCCGGAACACCATTTCACGTGCCTGAACCCGCCGGCGACCCCGCGCCACCTGTTCGCCGGCGCGCCGGTCCCCGCGGCCCAGCCGACCCGGAGGGCGTGA